The Fimbriimonas ginsengisoli Gsoil 348 genome window below encodes:
- the der gene encoding ribosome biogenesis GTPase Der yields the protein MNPEPMMRDEVQFAATPLGFVMRTRLPVVVIVGRPNVGKSTLFNRLVGRRVAVVEDTPGITRDRLYAETEWNGRRFQVVDTGGIVFSEEDPLSEQIRVQANVALEEADIVLFLTDARDGMNPDDMDLARELRPVKKPVLVVVNKADNPERDSFANEFYSVGLGEVYPVSGLHGRGVADLMDVVVDLLPPASEIDVDDRTEVRVAIVGRPNVGKSSMINAFTGEQRMIVSDIAGTTRDAIDTELEYHGEKFRLIDTAGIRRRGKIQGSVEYYMVDRAQKAIDKADCAMVVVDGNEGLTDGDKRIMKLAHDAGKAVVFAINKWDLKEPPDGHPRHMTQIKKDFIKVVKNEIPELNYATAAFTSAKESAGLGPALDEVLRAQEAYNFRISTGQLNRLIQEAVFSRPYSSKGRVLKIYYATQVSTRPPTFVLFCNDPELLHFSYQRYLLNKIREAFPLEGTPVRLTAKSSHKKPE from the coding sequence ATGAATCCCGAGCCCATGATGCGGGATGAGGTACAGTTCGCCGCAACCCCCCTTGGATTTGTCATGCGCACACGCCTGCCTGTAGTAGTCATCGTCGGACGTCCCAACGTCGGCAAGAGCACCCTTTTCAACCGATTGGTGGGGCGCCGCGTGGCGGTGGTCGAGGACACCCCGGGCATCACCCGAGACCGCCTGTATGCCGAAACCGAGTGGAATGGACGACGGTTCCAAGTCGTCGACACCGGCGGCATCGTCTTTTCCGAAGAAGATCCGCTGTCCGAGCAGATCCGCGTGCAGGCGAACGTCGCTCTAGAGGAGGCGGACATCGTCCTCTTCCTGACCGACGCGAGGGATGGGATGAATCCCGACGATATGGACCTTGCTCGCGAGCTGCGTCCGGTTAAGAAGCCGGTGCTGGTCGTGGTGAACAAGGCGGACAATCCCGAGCGAGATTCGTTTGCCAACGAGTTCTACTCCGTCGGATTGGGCGAGGTGTATCCGGTCTCAGGCCTCCACGGCCGCGGCGTTGCCGATCTGATGGACGTGGTCGTCGACCTCCTGCCTCCGGCGTCGGAGATCGACGTCGACGACCGCACCGAAGTCCGAGTGGCGATCGTCGGACGTCCGAACGTCGGCAAGTCCTCGATGATCAACGCCTTCACCGGCGAGCAGCGGATGATCGTCTCGGACATCGCGGGCACCACGCGCGACGCGATCGACACCGAGTTGGAGTACCACGGCGAAAAGTTCCGTCTCATCGACACCGCCGGTATCCGGCGTCGAGGCAAGATTCAGGGATCGGTCGAATACTACATGGTCGACCGGGCGCAGAAAGCGATCGACAAGGCCGATTGCGCGATGGTCGTGGTCGATGGCAACGAAGGGCTCACCGACGGCGACAAGCGTATCATGAAGCTGGCGCACGATGCCGGAAAAGCGGTGGTCTTCGCGATCAACAAGTGGGACCTGAAAGAGCCGCCCGACGGCCACCCGCGTCACATGACTCAGATCAAGAAGGATTTCATCAAGGTCGTCAAGAACGAAATCCCCGAGCTGAATTACGCTACCGCCGCCTTCACGTCCGCCAAGGAGAGCGCGGGTCTCGGCCCGGCATTGGATGAGGTTCTTCGAGCCCAAGAGGCTTACAACTTCCGGATTTCCACCGGTCAGTTGAACCGGCTGATTCAAGAAGCGGTCTTCTCTCGTCCCTATTCCAGTAAGGGCCGGGTGCTCAAGATCTACTACGCGACTCAGGTCTCTACCCGCCCTCCGACCTTCGTGCTGTTCTGCAACGACCCGGAGCTACTCCACTTCAGCTATCAGCGATACCTGCTGAACAAGATCCGTGAAGCCTTCCCCCTCGAAGGCACGCCGGTCCGTCTGACCGCCAAGAGCAGCCACAAGAAACCAGAATAA
- a CDS encoding type II toxin-antitoxin system HicB family antitoxin: protein MHQYVVIYERPEGALNWGAYVPDLPGCIAVGDSLDEVKAEMATAIALHLEALQRHGYAIPLPSSVAGTVSVA, encoded by the coding sequence ATGCATCAATACGTCGTCATTTACGAAAGGCCGGAGGGTGCGCTAAATTGGGGAGCCTACGTCCCGGATCTTCCCGGTTGTATTGCGGTGGGCGACTCCCTCGATGAAGTCAAAGCGGAAATGGCAACAGCTATCGCACTTCATCTAGAAGCCCTCCAACGCCACGGGTACGCCATACCCCTCCCATCTAGCGTCGCAGGCACCGTTTCCGTTGCGTGA
- a CDS encoding type II toxin-antitoxin system HicA family toxin, protein MQVRDLLDKLRKEGWVLDHQSGSHRQFVHPTKPGIVTVPGPPNKEIPPGTLNSIKKQAGWK, encoded by the coding sequence ATGCAAGTTCGAGACCTGCTCGATAAACTTAGAAAGGAGGGGTGGGTGCTTGACCACCAATCGGGAAGCCATCGGCAGTTCGTTCATCCAACGAAACCGGGCATTGTGACGGTTCCGGGACCTCCCAACAAAGAGATACCACCGGGAACGTTGAATAGCATCAAAAAACAGGCTGGCTGGAAATAG
- a CDS encoding acyloxyacyl hydrolase, which produces MPAQLVYEGYVDRTTSRFAYTRVRSTWAVGGLVYSRWFWPQDKQGRSMYGDFGWGLQYTTATSRDLDITLNSTPMIGFGGIFPGGRRDYLIGLRLLHISNGGVKKPNQGQNQFFLTIGIRY; this is translated from the coding sequence TTGCCCGCTCAACTTGTCTACGAGGGATACGTCGACCGTACGACGAGCCGGTTCGCCTACACCCGGGTTCGCAGCACCTGGGCGGTGGGTGGTCTCGTTTACTCCCGTTGGTTCTGGCCCCAAGATAAACAAGGGCGAAGCATGTACGGCGATTTCGGCTGGGGTCTTCAGTACACCACCGCGACGTCTCGGGATTTGGACATCACGCTCAACTCGACGCCGATGATCGGCTTCGGCGGCATCTTCCCGGGCGGTCGCCGCGACTACCTCATCGGTTTGCGGCTCTTGCACATCTCCAACGGCGGCGTTAAGAAGCCAAATCAGGGGCAAAACCAGTTCTTTCTGACGATCGGCATCCGCTACTAG
- a CDS encoding ABC transporter permease, producing the protein MNRAFLQRVAAMREAGTVVLLLMVMVVAGIREPRFLQAASLESILLWVPLLVVIGIGQMMVIVTRGIDVSVGSMVGLSGMIVGMTFRSHPGLPIFEGTLIGVGVGLALGAVNGGLIAGARVPPIIATLGTMSVFRGLVFIVSRGEQVDSNYIPDGLTRWTLAGPVTVFGIVFPWILVIALAMAAIAAWFVRKTRAGRDIYALGSHPEAARLRGIPVRRTTFMVYAITGALAGLAGVLYASRYGVVNPGSAGQGLELLVIAAVVIGGTNVVGGSGTVLGVLLGSLFLGAVNVALAVLGITETWQQLVYGAVILIAVVVDTLLQKKVAA; encoded by the coding sequence TTGAATCGCGCCTTTCTTCAGCGTGTAGCGGCGATGCGTGAGGCGGGAACGGTCGTTTTGCTCTTGATGGTGATGGTGGTCGCGGGGATTCGCGAGCCGCGATTTCTTCAGGCCGCCAGTCTCGAAAGCATTTTGCTATGGGTGCCGCTGCTCGTCGTGATCGGCATCGGGCAGATGATGGTGATCGTTACCCGCGGCATCGACGTTTCGGTTGGGTCGATGGTCGGCTTGAGCGGGATGATCGTCGGCATGACGTTCCGTTCCCATCCGGGCCTTCCGATCTTTGAGGGGACCCTGATCGGTGTCGGTGTCGGATTGGCTCTCGGAGCGGTCAATGGTGGGTTGATCGCGGGGGCGAGAGTGCCTCCGATTATCGCGACGCTCGGTACGATGAGCGTCTTCCGAGGACTGGTCTTCATCGTAAGCCGCGGAGAACAGGTCGATTCGAACTACATTCCAGACGGCCTCACCCGGTGGACCCTCGCGGGCCCAGTTACGGTATTCGGGATCGTATTCCCTTGGATTTTGGTCATCGCCCTCGCCATGGCGGCGATCGCGGCTTGGTTCGTGCGCAAGACGAGAGCCGGAAGAGATATCTATGCACTCGGCAGCCATCCCGAGGCGGCGCGCCTGCGCGGGATTCCGGTGAGGCGTACCACCTTTATGGTCTACGCCATCACCGGCGCTCTCGCCGGGCTTGCGGGCGTGCTATATGCCTCGCGTTACGGCGTGGTGAACCCCGGAAGCGCGGGGCAAGGGCTTGAGCTGTTGGTCATTGCCGCCGTAGTCATCGGCGGCACGAACGTGGTCGGCGGCTCTGGAACGGTATTAGGAGTTTTGCTTGGCTCGCTATTTTTAGGCGCCGTGAATGTCGCTCTCGCGGTTCTCGGAATAACCGAGACCTGGCAGCAACTGGTTTACGGCGCCGTTATCCTGATTGCGGTGGTGGTGGATACCCTCCTGCAAAAGAAGGTGGCGGCGTGA
- a CDS encoding ABC transporter permease, whose product MKLLARRELVPAVMVVIAFAIGPAMSPHFLDARYLMDAVSQQAEAGLLALGMTLVIVSGQIDLSVAATLALVAGVTAKLMSAGVPIPVAGVLGAGLGTGLGWINGAFISRLRLPSFVVTLATMAGYRGVAHVMLGAGSEPVPPKFVGLDMMTVPGTPVPVLLVVLILAAVATGIVLHRSVLGRWIYSVGTNERASLFSGVPTVGVTTRVFAVSGFFAGLAGLIIDSRLGIARYDHATGLELDVITAVVLGGASIYGGQGSILGTMLALLALSLVRTEMGLRNYGAETQLAVIGTLLIVAVLVTNLLDRLAQNGRSPVKVTT is encoded by the coding sequence GTGAAGCTGCTTGCCCGGCGAGAGCTTGTGCCCGCGGTGATGGTCGTCATCGCTTTCGCGATCGGCCCCGCGATGTCGCCCCACTTCTTGGACGCCCGTTACCTCATGGATGCGGTTTCGCAGCAGGCCGAGGCCGGATTGCTCGCGTTGGGAATGACGCTCGTCATCGTCAGCGGGCAGATCGACCTCTCCGTTGCCGCCACCTTGGCGCTGGTGGCCGGAGTCACGGCCAAGCTGATGTCCGCCGGAGTTCCGATTCCGGTGGCGGGCGTTCTGGGGGCTGGGCTGGGCACCGGGCTTGGATGGATCAACGGCGCGTTCATCTCGCGTTTGCGTCTTCCCTCGTTCGTGGTGACGCTTGCGACGATGGCGGGGTATCGCGGCGTTGCCCACGTCATGCTCGGCGCGGGGTCTGAGCCGGTGCCGCCCAAGTTTGTCGGCCTCGACATGATGACGGTGCCCGGCACGCCGGTCCCCGTGCTGCTCGTAGTGCTCATCTTGGCCGCCGTTGCCACCGGAATCGTCCTGCATCGATCCGTGCTCGGTCGCTGGATCTACTCGGTGGGTACGAACGAGCGAGCTTCTCTCTTTTCGGGCGTGCCGACGGTCGGAGTTACGACCCGCGTCTTTGCCGTCTCGGGGTTCTTCGCCGGCCTCGCCGGCCTCATCATCGATTCGCGCCTTGGAATCGCGCGGTACGACCATGCCACCGGTTTGGAGCTCGATGTGATCACCGCGGTGGTCCTCGGCGGAGCCAGCATCTACGGCGGACAGGGTTCGATTCTTGGAACGATGCTGGCGCTCTTGGCGCTTTCGCTCGTCCGTACCGAAATGGGTTTGCGCAATTACGGCGCGGAAACCCAGCTCGCGGTGATCGGAACGCTGCTCATCGTGGCCGTCTTGGTCACGAATCTTCTCGACCGACTGGCGCAGAATGGTCGTTCTCCAGTAAAAGTAACGACATGA
- a CDS encoding MlaE family ABC transporter permease, producing MAANVDRPYALSPIQSIVSFLTFVGECGMIIADAIRRAPRRPFEIRETMNQMAFIGVASVPIVTLTGFFSGAVLSLYLSQFLGQYGATNFVGATVGLTVTREVGPVIAGIMVAARCGSAMAAQIGSMAVTEQIDALKMLSVHPTNYLIIPRILAGLLMLPVLSMVCMWSGVVGGLLVAITERISYATFIHSVQQFVKPEDFVKGMIKTPCFGLIVAVVACQQGLRTKEGAVGVGRATTNTVVIGMVLIYIANFLLARAMY from the coding sequence ATGGCCGCGAACGTCGACCGCCCCTACGCCCTTAGCCCGATCCAGTCGATCGTCTCCTTCCTGACGTTCGTTGGGGAGTGCGGCATGATCATCGCCGACGCGATTCGACGAGCCCCCCGCCGCCCATTCGAGATTCGCGAGACGATGAACCAAATGGCGTTCATTGGGGTCGCCTCAGTCCCGATCGTCACCTTGACCGGGTTCTTTTCCGGAGCGGTTCTATCGCTCTACCTTTCCCAGTTCCTGGGTCAGTATGGCGCCACGAATTTCGTGGGAGCCACGGTAGGACTGACCGTCACCCGCGAGGTCGGACCGGTGATTGCGGGAATCATGGTGGCGGCGCGTTGCGGCTCCGCGATGGCCGCCCAGATCGGCAGCATGGCGGTAACCGAGCAGATCGACGCCCTCAAGATGCTGAGCGTCCATCCCACGAACTACTTGATCATCCCTCGCATTCTGGCGGGCCTCCTGATGCTGCCGGTGCTCTCGATGGTCTGCATGTGGTCCGGCGTGGTGGGCGGCCTCCTGGTGGCCATTACGGAGCGGATCTCGTACGCCACCTTTATCCATTCGGTCCAGCAATTCGTGAAGCCGGAAGATTTCGTCAAGGGAATGATCAAAACTCCCTGTTTCGGCCTCATCGTCGCCGTCGTCGCCTGCCAGCAGGGGCTGAGAACCAAGGAAGGCGCCGTCGGCGTAGGTCGCGCCACCACCAACACCGTCGTCATCGGCATGGTCCTCATTTACATCGCCAACTTCCTGTTAGCGAGAGCGATGTACTAG
- a CDS encoding substrate-binding domain-containing protein: MKLRAFAFLLFPTLVLAGCGSSDSGSGSTGTTGGTASKESSGAKLKIVYIPKNEGNPYFNEVKRGFEDAAKELGADFTEVGPATGEATSQIPIIKQQIQQGVDVIAISPNSPDALNTVLDQAKTKGITVITVDADLDKNETHRDAAVLPADFDQIGSSQVELLGKLTGYEGEFAILSATTDAPNQNAWIAKMKETLKDPKFSKMKLVETVFGDDKDVKSTTETEGLLAKHPGLRGIIAPTSVGLAAAAPVIERTGVFPGGPHAVGKGLQLTGLSTPNQLKKFVNNGVVTSFQLWAPYNEGYLATYLGSQIHTKKLTPTAGATFDTPKFGKQKLSDKLVVIGGPLVTFDKSNIDKSNF; encoded by the coding sequence ATGAAGCTTCGCGCCTTCGCGTTCCTCCTTTTTCCCACCCTCGTGCTGGCCGGCTGCGGGAGTAGCGACTCCGGCAGTGGATCCACGGGTACCACCGGTGGGACTGCCTCCAAAGAGTCGTCCGGTGCGAAGTTGAAGATCGTTTACATCCCGAAGAACGAGGGGAACCCCTACTTCAACGAAGTAAAGCGTGGCTTCGAAGACGCGGCCAAGGAACTGGGGGCCGATTTCACCGAGGTCGGACCGGCGACGGGCGAAGCGACGTCCCAGATCCCCATCATCAAGCAGCAGATCCAGCAGGGGGTGGACGTGATCGCGATCTCGCCCAACAGCCCCGATGCATTGAACACGGTTCTCGACCAGGCCAAGACGAAAGGAATCACCGTCATCACGGTGGACGCCGACCTCGACAAGAACGAGACGCATCGCGACGCCGCAGTCCTACCTGCCGACTTCGACCAAATCGGCTCTTCTCAAGTTGAGCTGCTTGGAAAATTAACCGGGTACGAGGGAGAGTTTGCGATCCTTTCGGCGACGACCGACGCGCCGAACCAAAACGCTTGGATCGCCAAGATGAAGGAGACGCTGAAGGATCCCAAATTCTCCAAGATGAAGCTCGTCGAAACCGTTTTTGGGGACGATAAGGACGTCAAGAGCACCACCGAGACGGAAGGGTTGCTCGCCAAGCATCCCGGCTTGCGCGGCATTATCGCCCCAACGAGTGTCGGCCTCGCGGCGGCGGCTCCGGTCATCGAGCGGACCGGCGTTTTCCCCGGCGGACCCCACGCAGTCGGCAAGGGGCTCCAGCTCACCGGCCTTAGCACCCCCAATCAGCTCAAGAAGTTCGTCAACAACGGCGTGGTGACTTCGTTCCAGCTTTGGGCGCCGTACAACGAAGGTTATCTGGCCACCTACCTCGGATCGCAAATTCACACCAAGAAGCTGACTCCGACGGCGGGCGCGACCTTTGACACGCCCAAGTTCGGCAAGCAAAAGCTCAGTGACAAGCTTGTGGTGATTGGCGGCCCACTGGTGACGTTCGACAAATCGAATATCGATAAGTCGAACTTCTAA
- a CDS encoding carbohydrate-binding family 9-like protein — MAESYVAYRVSEPLPVDGTLSHPAWQNAPRSPRFVDMATGEPGLLGTQSAVLWDDDNLYIGFWVEEPYPKAKLTERDSIIFNENDIEVFIDGGDCYYEFELNALNTVYEVFFIWRDAYLRGGRFDIPEFDLIDRKSFTFGGDFDRKPESFWWGTNPRGLRWAFLDWDFPGVRSAVHIDGVLNDPSQPSRGWTAEIAFPWTGMEHLANGRSLPPEEGDEWRLFLGRFQKLAVGENEVQAAWCWTPHGKYDTHMPDRFTPIQFSKSELTISYPPGLSL, encoded by the coding sequence ATGGCTGAATCCTACGTCGCGTACCGAGTCTCCGAGCCATTGCCCGTCGACGGCACGCTTTCCCACCCAGCCTGGCAAAACGCGCCGCGTTCACCACGCTTCGTCGACATGGCGACCGGCGAGCCCGGCCTCCTCGGCACGCAATCCGCCGTGCTGTGGGACGACGATAACCTCTACATCGGCTTTTGGGTCGAGGAGCCGTATCCCAAGGCGAAGCTGACGGAGCGCGACTCGATCATCTTCAACGAGAACGATATCGAAGTCTTCATCGACGGCGGCGACTGCTATTACGAGTTCGAGCTCAACGCGCTGAATACGGTTTACGAGGTCTTCTTCATCTGGCGCGACGCGTATCTTCGCGGCGGACGGTTCGACATTCCCGAGTTCGACCTAATCGACCGAAAGTCTTTCACCTTTGGCGGCGACTTCGACCGAAAGCCGGAGAGCTTTTGGTGGGGAACCAACCCCCGCGGCCTGCGCTGGGCGTTTCTCGACTGGGACTTTCCGGGCGTGCGTTCCGCCGTTCACATCGACGGAGTGCTCAACGATCCAAGCCAGCCCAGCCGAGGATGGACCGCCGAAATCGCGTTCCCATGGACAGGGATGGAGCACCTTGCGAACGGACGGTCCTTGCCTCCCGAAGAGGGAGACGAGTGGCGGCTCTTCCTCGGCCGATTCCAAAAACTGGCGGTCGGAGAAAATGAGGTCCAAGCGGCTTGGTGCTGGACTCCCCACGGAAAGTACGACACGCACATGCCGGATCGATTCACCCCGATTCAATTCAGCAAATCCGAATTGACCATTTCTTACCCACCGGGTTTATCCTTATGA